CACCCTTCCCTCCTAACAAGACGCAGACTAAGCGAGAGCTAGACAGAGcgatctgcaagaaagcattcgatAAGATCACGTTGGAAATGCCATCGAGTGATGCGATAAAAGTATCACCttcgataaaaaaaatgtaaaagatatgGTATCCAACAGTTTTCCAGCCGCTGAGTGCAGCGTCATGATGGTTTCAGAGGAAGTAAGTGCAATAATCCAATGCGAGATCCCGATCAAGAGACCCGATCCGGGCAGTTTTGTTTTGGATTGCAATATACGAAACAAAAATTTTCCTCGATCCCTTTGTGACCTAGGTTCTAGCGTGAACCTCATGCCAAATTCTGTCGCAATATCCCTAGGATACGAGAAGTTCAAACCTACCAAAATAACTTTGGTTCTGGCCGATAGATCCGTTAGATTGCCTGAGGGACTGCTTGACGACGTGCCAATAAGATTTAACGGCTGTCACGTTCCAACGGATTTTGTAGTAATGAACCAAAGGATCCCCTTATTTTAGGTAGACCATTCCTAGCTACTGCAGGTGCGATAATTGATGTCAAGGAGGGTAGGATATGTCTAAACATTGGAAACATTCCGATGACTTTCGACATGGATAACCTGATAAGACGACCCTTGTTCGATAAACAGATTTCCTACGTGGACGATATCTGTGAATTggctgaaaaatattttatgaaccTGTGCTCAGACGACGCCCTGGAGAAAGTACTCACAGCTAGTGAAGAAGAAACTTTCAGTGTCGACAGTAGAGCTGAAGGGTACACGCGATTAATGGACGCGAGCATGGAAACAGCAAGCGTTGAAGACATAGAGGATGATGCTTCGGAAATCAACGTTGATCGATATTTAATAAAATCTGTCGATCTACAACCATCCTCCTTGAAGGAATGGGCTCCCGAAAAGGCACTAAAGATTGAGTTAAAACAGCTGCCCGCTGGactcaaatattattttctctatAAAGATTCATACCCAGTAAACGTGAACGCCAACCTCACAAATGGAGAACTTGCGTTGTTATTAAATAAACTACGCAAATACAGGAAAGCCCTCGGGTACTCTCTCGAAGATATTCCTGGCATTTCTACAGATCTGTGCATGCACCAGTTTCACCTAGAAGACGGTTCGAAATCGTCAGTGGAATACCAGAAGCGACTGAACCCGAACTTGAAAGAAGttgttaaaaaggaaataattaaACTTCTGGATGCCGGAGTCATTTACCCGATTTCGGATAGCAATTGGGTTAGCCCcgtgcatgttgtaccaaaaAAGGGCGGAATCACTGTGGTGAAGAATGACAAAGACGAATTCATTCCCACGCGAACCTTCACTGGACATCGAATTTGTATCGATTATAGAAAGCTAAACGCTGCTACTAGAAAAGATCACTTCCCTTTAcctttcattgatcaaatgttggAAAGATTGGCAAATCACCAATACTACTGTTTTCTTGACGGATACTCtagatttttccaaatccctatgCACCCTGACGATCAAGAAAAGACCACCTTTACATGCCCTTACGGAACATTCACATACCGCAGAATGCCATTCGGCCTTTGTAATGCCCCTGCCACCTTCCAATgatgcatgatgtcaatttttACTGATATGATAGAAGACTTCATGTAAgttttcatggacgatttctcagtaTATGGATCCAGTTTAAAAAACTGTCTCGATAATCTATGTAAAGTTTTGGCAAGATGCGAAGAAAAGAATCTCGTTTTAAATTGGGAAAATGCCACTTTATGGTTAACGATGGAATCGTCCTAGGACATAAAATATATGCCGCTGGTATAGAAGTAGATCGGGCAAAAATTGAGGTAATCACCGGTCTGCCAGCACCCACAAACGTCAAAGATAtgagaagttttctcggacATGCCGGATTTTACAGGAGGTTCATACAAGATTTTAGCAAAATCGCTAGACCTCTCACCTCCCTCCTCTGTAAAGAAGTTATATTTGACTTCACACCAGAATGCGTAAAATCCTTCGAGGAAATAAAGAAAGCCTTGATAACCGCCCCCATCGTGCAAGCACCTGACTGGAATCTTCCTTTCGAAATAGTGTGTGATGCGAGCGATTTCGTTGTAGGTGCAGTTCTAGGCCAAAGGAAAGACAAAAAGCTGCATGCAGTTTTTTATGCCAGTCGAACTCTCGACGAAGAACAAAGAAATTACGCGACAACAGAGAAAGAATTTCTAGCTGTGGTTTATGCATTCAAAAAATTCTGTCAATCCCTGGTCGGTCCGCGAGTCATCGTCCACACTGAACACGCCGCAATTAAATACTTGATGCAAAAGAAAAACGCAAAACCACGACTCCTGCGATGGATCCTTCTACTTCAAGAATTCGACATCGAAATCAAAGATaaaagaagagtagaaaacagagttgcagatcatctttcccggATAAGAATAGAAGACGACGTCCCTATCGATGACTTCTTACCAACTGAAAATGATTACCAAACAGAATCGTTCATCGGGAATGTATGTCTCACTTTAGAGGATCTATCGATCGACGATAACGATCCAATGTCGATCGACTACGACAATACCAGGTCAATCGACGACGACGATAatatgtcgatcgacacttcaaATATTCTGAGCAAAGATACTAATCCCAAAACCCACACCTTCGATATAAAAGTTAACGTAGCACACAACAAGCTGTACCCTGACCGTGATTCCCCCGTAGATGAAAGTCTGCATCAAGGAGTACATGTAGTCGGCCAAGGTTCAAAGGACAGACCTTTGTACGATGATATAGTAAACTATTTAGCTGCCGACATAGAACCTGAAGAGTTGAGGGGGTACACTGCTCTGACGGGATGTATAAACGATGTGTCGCTGATACTGAAATACACGATATTTTATTCCAATGCCATGGATCCGATTATGCTGGGCATTTTGCAACCTTTAAAACGGTATCAAAAATTCTTCAAgcaggattctggtggccaaccATGTTCCGCGATGCTCATGCATTCATAGCACAATGCGACAGATGCCAATGAAGGGGAAAAATCAGTAAAAGACACGAAATGGAACATAAATCTATTTAAGAGGTAGAAGTCTTTGACTGTTGGGGAATAAATTTCATGGGACCTTTCCCTTCTTCGTACGGAAATAAATACATCCTAGTCGCTATTGACTATGTGTCAAAGTGGGTCGAAGCGGTAGCTTCCCCAACAAACGACGCATCTGTAGTCACTAAGCTTTTCAAAAGCATTATCCTCCCGAGATTCGGAATACCCGAATAGTTATAAGTGACGGTGGTCCCCATTTCATCAACAAAGTGTTTGAAGGACTACTCCGTAAGAACGGAGTACACCATAGAGTTGCTACACCTGCAGACGAGTGGGCATGTAGAAGTCTCAAATCGACAGATCAAagaaatcttagaaaagaccGTGGGCACATCCAGAAAAGATTGGTTTAGAAAATTGGACAATGTACTCTGGGCCTACCGGACTGTCTTCAAAACCCCTTTAGGAACCACCCCATTTCACCTGCTATATGGAAAATCATGTCACTTACCAGTTGAGCTAGAACACAAAGCAGCCTGGgccattaaattattaaatttcgacatcaaaccagCTGCCGAAAGAAGGCTCATACAGCTTAACGAACTGGACGGGATTAGACATTTAGACTATGAGAGTTCAAAGATATACAAAGAGAAAACGAAAGGGTATCATGATAAAAAGATCATTTCCAGACACTTCGAACCAAATGATCAAGTACTACTGTATAACTCTCGGCTAACACTGTTTCCCGGAAAACTCCGATCTCGTTGGTCTGGTCCTTTTACTGTTGTGAATGTCAATCCTTATGGAGCCATTACGCTTACAAATAATAAAGGAGACGAATTCACGGTAAATGGCCAACGAGTAAAGCATTATTGGGCTAAACCGCCAAATATCAAGCCCATAAACTTAGGCCCCCTTCCCGATAATTAGAAAATTCGAATATCGAGTCAAGCTAAGGACTTAAAATaagcgctgaatgggaggcaacccattatttttaattttagaatttttagaatttttaggatataaaatataaaaaaaaacacacacacaaaattatCGGAAAACAAAGCCTATGTCGATCGACAACGACAGctcgtcatcgatcgacatcaaatGGACGGACACGGCTCACTTAAGTCGACACTTAAGTCGACATTCGCATAAACCCGAAAACCCTACGAAAACATTCCCATCTCTTTTCTCTCTAGTTTTTCACCCAAATCCGACGATTCTTGCACTCGATCCACTCGAATTTCAACCATCTACCCGTTTAGATCACTTAACTCACGCTTCATCATGGTATGAACacgaaattttctaaattttcgtTCTTCCTAGGGTTGAAATAGAAATCAGATAAGAACTGAGATTTTAGAGCTTATATCGATCGATTTGTGTTTAAGGAACAATATAATAGGGAATGCTGATCGATTTAACGGATTTTTTGTACCATGCAAATTGAATTGCATAATtgggtttttgcaggttttcaCGCAtgagatatcgatcgacaactaTCGGTCTTATCGATCGATTTTCTCAAAGGCCTGTCGATCGACATCGAGACATCTCTGTGGATCGACAACGACAACTTAACCATCGAACTTCACTAATCTATTCTTGTCTATGAACTTTGTTTACAGACTGACGAGAGGCGAAGGAAGAGGATATTCAACACCAACAGCCCAGCTCCTGTACGTGACAGAGACCCTTGGCCGAGACAGCCCGAGGATGGACCTATTCCACTCTTTGACCACTTCGAGGACACGCGAAAAGCGGCGAAGAGCTTAGCATGCCGCAACCATACGATCGAGGACGCCTGGGACGACTACGACAGCATATTCTACAACGCGTGGTTGAAGGTTTCAATAGAACCGACGCGATTCGTCGATCCAGACGTGGTCCGAGAATTAGGTATCCGATCGGACCTCGAGGACTTGTTCGTTGAGTTGGGTATGGGAAACTTTGCTACTCACCCACAGGTTCTCTACCTGGAGCTGGTCCGTCAGTTCATGGCCACCGTGAAAATCTACTATGCCAACGAGAGGGCAAAGAAGGCTAGCGAGGGTGTCCTGACTTTCTTCATCCGTGGCATTCGCTACAGAGTCCCTCTTTTGACTCTTTGCACTATCTACAGGTTCGAGACCGAGCGCCAGCACGCCATCGTACCCGACTTTCCAGGGATAGCGACATTTTGGAGCCACATAGCCACCGGCTTCTTCGACGCCACCAAGACCGTTCGGTCGGACATTCGTCACCCGACTTTATGCTACTTCATGAAGGCCCTTGCTAACACCTTGTTGTGCATGATGGAACCTAGTAAGGTTCGGATCCAGGAGCTCACTCTGGTTTACTACGTGGTGAGGAGCTTGGTTCAGATGGAGGGCATCGAGGAGCCCGCGGACGACTCATGGCCCAACCTTGGAGCCATATTTGTTGAGCATCTGGCCAAGCTCAAGATGAAGCCTTTCCAGTCAACGGGAAAGAAGAGGGAGACGGTTGGGAGCCTACTTACTCCGATCTTCGTCCATTGCGGAGTCCGTCTAGACGATGCTGATATTAACGACCGGAACGTCTACATGGATGCAGCGCACCTCACGAGCGCATAGTGGCTCAAAGACGACCGCGACTGGTGCTTCAGGGATGAGGACGGCATACACCTAGTTAGGCTCCCACTTCAGTCACTTACGGACTTCGTCCATGGAATTAGCAGCATTCAGTTCCGACCTGACCCTCGCCGAGTCCGAGAGCCAGCAGCCCAGCCGCGCCACTAGACGGTCCAGCTCCCTGGAAGACCCCAGCCGCATCGGCCCGAGGACGCACTACCCCCTTTCCCTCCTATGCCAGACATGTCTACACGTCCTGAGGGAGACTTCCAGCACGTCGTAGTCGATGCTCTCACTGCCATCTGGGCTAGAGTATCGAGATGTCGCTGTTCGACAAGGAGGAGTGTGCGAGCCAGCTCACTGTCAGCAGCAGGACCGTCCCGCCAGCGCAGAGGCACCTCCAGCGACGAGACCACTgatgaggactagtcctcatatCTCTCTCCCTATCTACTTATGATTTCCTTTTATTTTCGAACTCTTAGGATTTACTTTCgaacttattattttatgttatgacttgagtttatttattttgctaATCTTGCATGTGTTTGGATTGTCTAACAGAGCTTACCTAGCTGACTGATGCTAATTCTATGATGAATTAGACACATGGATACGTTGCAGCTAGCACAGACGTTTTAGGTCACtacactgtcgatcgatatcgagatGGTTACGTCGATCGACATATATGCAATGAGATCGATCGATTACGGGGTGTACATATCGATCGATCCTCGAGACAGAAGGTAACACATTATTTTCTCTTGTCTAACATCTaaccaatatatattattttctaaccaACCAATCTTAGACTAATTATCACTGGAGACAGTGagatttaagtctggggggggaggtttactgatatttatttatttattagtcttattaaaatgttttcaaaattaagttattatttagtcaagaaggggattatgaacttatagattttgttagatatctaaccactctttagcaccattcgaGACTTATTGATTACAAATAATACTAAAGATaataaagtggatcaacctgtcaactatccactcttgctgagattgtattgaaggaaccaaagctgacctccaacactaaacttgacacgactgcttgtcttggggcttggtatacatgggatcagattcttcaaacaagtatGGAAGGTAAAAGCCTTGTGTATCAccatttctctctctattttcgaaatatagattaaaaaaaaattataatatatatatatagagatttattaggaaggaattcgaacaggacttggtggctacaaccattacgGCTTGCTTCATAAGTATTTCATAGGTAAAAGATTAGAACAGGATTTgttggctacaaccattaagtcTTGCTTCACatataatcctaggatatatgtcaaaaagaagtgaacaggacttggtggcaaccaccattaaggcttgattcatggaagcctgccaatcttggtcaatgatcttgcatatAAGCAGATTTTGACCAAGAGAGAAACTAGTAGAGAGAGGAGATaagaactaatgtttacctgcaggtccagatacttgtttgagaatccttgcatcctgtgatcgatactcccaaggtaaagccttcacttttatttatgctaagaaatgaggttggtagaggggaatgaaaGACAAGATTTACTAAGTTGTCGGCTAGATGAacttggttgctaagctaggatatggtataatgtgcttttgtgattaggatttcttagatgtggattgcattattgtagaggtgatgattctaagttttaaatcatgtgagtccctgctgtttttaaacctctttcagagagactgcctgtttgttttgcttgagcacaagcaaaagggtaactctgggggagttgataggccatggattttacctaTTATttgccatggtttataagtgttttaagatacatttacaactatatagagtctatttagagtatttacaggttcatgtaCTATTTGCAAggaaatgatgtatttggagctaTTTGGAGATCTTTTGAGCTTCGCTGGAAGCAAGAGATGGTCGACAGTCGCAACTCAGTATCGACCGACAGTTACAaccaaatatcgatcgatgttgggtccctcgtatcgatcgatgttgggtccctcgtatcgatcgattatgaAGCCATCCGAGAATTAATGACAAATCAGAAGAtttcaagtttcacaaaagtctTAATAATTACATCATTAGTCCTTGGCCGCCTGTTAGactatttattagggttttgtatcattttagaggcagattggcctagagacctttttagacctagtttggaggAGGCAAGAAGCCACCATTGAAAGAGGAGaacttaggattggagagatagaccatctactgcaaaacagagaagatcttgaactcccttgctttcattatttctgttacttttactatttattttatctaagtattattcaggcatcataactatgtgtttcATGAATATTTATGAGTAGTCCTTAccgttagatttaggtttctcaaatgGGTTGATAAATGTAATAATGACACAACAATTGTTAGgatgtttagaaatatagttcaTTCATCTAGTTgtgcttaaagctaagtttaggattgatcaccctttaaacttagatcttaggattaattgggatcaagccattgcttgactcaatacctgaaaataactagaatgatctaactgactagatacagacgagagttggtctagtgagttagagaatacAAATCAAACATGTCTGTAAGgctttctggaagaagtatcgatcgacgcagctgtcgatcgatattttgaatggtgtatcgatcgatattcacaaAGAAATATTGATCGACACTTTCCCGTGATTAAAatacgagagttgagatctGAGATCCAGATTAGATGATCAAACAGATTATAccttagtttgaattcaagaacaattaatattaataaacaccTAAATTTCCCAAATTAAGttttacttatcatacctgagaatatacctgaatctagctacttcaaccaactgttaacaacctcaaaaaaatcaatcgagcaataaacttgctcaccaatccatttattgtttttaaaacctataaatcattcaatctagatttatttcaagaccataatctattgcgtaatcctagagtctctgtggattcgatccctaagtactacatctgaacctcttatttgagagagtaattcactccttagggtaatttgagtgacaTCAAACTCTGATTCTTGACTCTCATGGATGTTCCCTCCACGGCTTGTCTTCCCTCTTTGAAAACTTTGCTACTTGAGCTTGTGGTATGCGAAGATCAAAAACCCTTTGAAGCGCTTCTTTCGATATGTCCTGTCCTTGAAGATTTAGAGGTGTCGTTCCGTGAGGATGAAAGTATCCAAGAGTTCACTATTAACGTCACGTCTTTGTGGAAGTTGTGCTTGCATGTATCTTATTATTGGTCCTCATTGGAACGGTATGAGATTGATACTCCTTGTTTGGAATATCTCGAACTTGCGGATTGGATTGATAGTCCTTGTTTGGTTAAGAATATGCCTAAGTTAGAGAAAGCACATGTCGATGTTGTATCCTTTGTTGTCAAGAATGTTATTGGATCAGTCACATCTGTCAAGCATCTTACAGTATGCTCAGAGGTATTCACTTAGTTTATACTTTTATCAATTGCAAGTCGTCAATAATGAAGTTTATAATATTGTGGGTGGGGGCAGGATGTGTATGGTGATGGTATTGTTTTCGACCAGCTTGAACATCTGAAGCTATGTATTTGCAAAGATGATTCGTCGAATGTCCTTGCTCAATTTCTCAAAGATTCTCCCAACTTAAGAGTCTTAGTTATTTCTCAACTAGATGTAAGTTTCTTTGGATTAACAATCAGTAAAcaaatatagttttttaaaatctaatttttcttCTGGTTGGCGGTCTTCTTAGTTACATGCAGATTTAAAGACAAATGAGATGGGTTTCTGGAACCATCCGAGTTCTGTTCCTGAATGCATGCTTGCTGTCCTGTCTACAGATTTTGAACTGGGAAGGTTACTTTGTATCAAACTCAGAATCAAAGATGATGAAGATGGAGATTCGAGCTTCGAGATCGTatagagagaatagagaagATGAAAAATGTTTGTTATTCTTGTTAGTCAACATGTACATTTggttcacatatatatatgaatccAGTTAAAGAAGACTTAACCGAATATAACAATAAGTAAACCGGGATTCATACTAATACCATCATCTTTGCAAATTGAGCAAGGACATTCGACATGCGCTTCTTTCGATATGTCCTGTCCTTGAAGATTTAGAGGTGTCGTTCCGTGAGGATGAAAGTATCCAAGAGTTCACTATTAACGTCACGTCTTTGTGGAAGTTGTGCTTGCATGTATCTTATTATTGGTCGTatagagagaatagagaagCATCAAGAAGATAAAGACTTGATAGGGATAGTCATTGGAGAAATGAATGAAAAGGTCCAGGATGAAGGAGCTTAGTTAAGATGTCATCGAGTTGATTTCCCGTAGATACATGAAATGTCTTGAGGCATCCTGCTTTGATCTGATCACGGACGGTGTGGCAATCAATCTCTATATGTTTTGTCCGCTCATGGAAGACCGGATTAGTTGCAATGTGAATGGCGGATTTGTTATCACAATACAACTTAGCAGGACCTGTCACAGTCACGAACAAGTCACGTAGAATCTGTTGCAACCAAATCAGCTCACAAGTAACCATAGCAAGGCTCCGGTATTCAGTTTCAGTACTGCTTATGCTAACAACACCTTGTTTCTTAGACTTCCAGCTTATCAAAGAAGAGCGAAGATAAACACAGAAACCTGTAATTGATCGTCGAGTCTATTTACAAGTTTCCCAATCAGAATCTGCAAACGCATTCAAACATAACTCTGCAGACACTGAATACATCAAGCCTTGACCCGGGTTATTCTTGAGATAGCGCAGAACCTTATGAGCCTCTTGTAAGTGTACATCAGTCGGAGCATAAAGAAATTGACTGAGCATGATGTACAACAAACGTGATATCTGGTCTCATTATAGTGAGATATAAGAGCCGACCAATCAGTTCACGATAAAGAGTCGGATTAGGAAGAGGAGACCCAAATTCTTTCGTGAGATGAAGAGAATGATCCATTGGAACGGAGCTAGGCTTACATCCAAGGAGATCAGAATCTTCTAACAAGTTGAGTGTGTACTTCCGCTGGCAAACTGAAATACCGACAGAGCATCTTGCAACCTCAAGTCCAAGAAATAAACGAGCTGGACCAAGGTCTTTGATCTTGAACTCTGAACGGAGAAGAGATTGTAACTCTATAACTGCTGCATCATTATCACTAGCAATCAGTATATCGTCAACATACACTAGTACTGCAACAAATGAAGTTGCAGTCCTCTTCACAAAAAGTGTATTATCAGCCGGAGACTG
This region of Brassica napus cultivar Da-Ae chromosome C5, Da-Ae, whole genome shotgun sequence genomic DNA includes:
- the LOC111206150 gene encoding FBD-associated F-box protein At5g38590-like, producing MDVPSTACLPSLKTLLLELVVCEDQKPFEALLSICPVLEDLEVSFREDESIQEFTINVTSLWKLCLHVSYYWSSLERYEIDTPCLEYLELADWIDSPCLVKNMPKLEKAHVDVVSFVVKNVIGSVTSVKHLTVCSEDVYGDGIVFDQLEHLKLCICKDDSSNVLAQFLKDSPNLRVLVISQLDVSFFGLTISKQI